A single region of the Actinoplanes sp. SE50/110 genome encodes:
- the smpB gene encoding SsrA-binding protein SmpB: protein MPREQGRKLVASNRKAHHDYTILDTYEAGMVLTGTEVKSLRLGRASLVDAFGHENNGEIFLHGLHIPEYTQGTWTNHEPRRVRKLLLKRDEIHKVMGKLRDDGVTLVPLSVYFQNGYAKVEIGVAKGKKSYDKRQDMAERDAKREINRAVGRRAKGMA from the coding sequence ATGCCACGCGAACAGGGGCGCAAGCTCGTCGCCTCCAACCGCAAGGCGCACCACGACTACACCATCCTCGACACGTACGAGGCCGGCATGGTGCTCACCGGCACCGAGGTGAAATCGCTGCGGCTCGGCCGCGCCTCCCTGGTCGACGCGTTCGGCCACGAGAACAACGGCGAGATCTTCCTGCACGGCCTGCACATCCCGGAGTACACGCAGGGCACCTGGACCAACCACGAGCCCCGCCGGGTCCGCAAGCTGCTGCTCAAGCGCGACGAGATCCACAAGGTGATGGGCAAGCTCCGCGACGACGGCGTCACGCTGGTCCCGCTCTCGGTCTACTTCCAGAACGGGTATGCGAAGGTCGAGATCGGCGTCGCCAAGGGCAAGAAGAGCTACGACAAGCGTCAGGACATGGCCGAGCGGGATGCCAAGCGCGAGATCAACCGCGCCGTGGGCCGCCGTGCCAAAGGCATGGCCTGA
- a CDS encoding PadR family transcriptional regulator — translation MPDFQINPTAAALLGLLHEGPMTGGQLMAAAERRLGPYWSMTRSQVYRELPVLAEMGYVRLGKPGPRSSQPYAITASGKRAFGRWLTETPGRDALRNPVALRVAFGQQHSTEQLQTLYTNANQYHAEALAMAKEQAKEAKKNDDSYGAAALEFAVAYHKAALSWLKTVPSE, via the coding sequence ATGCCCGACTTCCAGATCAATCCCACGGCTGCCGCCCTGCTCGGCCTGCTTCACGAGGGGCCGATGACCGGCGGACAGCTCATGGCGGCTGCCGAACGCCGCCTCGGGCCCTACTGGTCGATGACGCGGAGCCAGGTCTACCGCGAACTGCCCGTACTGGCCGAAATGGGGTATGTCCGCCTCGGCAAGCCGGGTCCGCGTTCCAGTCAGCCCTATGCGATCACCGCCTCCGGGAAGCGCGCCTTCGGGCGCTGGCTGACCGAGACGCCCGGCCGGGACGCCCTGCGCAACCCGGTCGCGCTGCGAGTCGCCTTCGGTCAGCAACACAGCACCGAGCAGCTGCAGACCCTCTACACCAACGCCAACCAGTACCACGCCGAGGCGCTGGCGATGGCGAAGGAGCAGGCCAAGGAGGCGAAGAAGAACGACGACTCGTACGGTGCGGCCGCGCTGGAGTTCGCCGTGGCGTACCACAAGGCGGCGCTCAGCTGGCTGAAGACCGTTCCGTCCGAATGA
- a CDS encoding helix-turn-helix transcriptional regulator, with protein sequence MPNDRLRTALLERGVTPADLAEELKVDPKSVERWISGRTPYRRHRYAVAAKLGVDEAYLWPDALSRSQVADASESEIVNIYPHRWAVPSEMWRNFFDTAEAEIGVLAYGGLFLSEDAGVRKVFREKADAGVLVRILLGDPNSESVAQRGADEGVDDAMAAKIRNALVLYRPLRNLDGIEFRLHDTVLYNSIYRADDQVLVNTHIYGFPAAEAPVLHLRKVAGGTMVSSYLDSFERVWDGATPLE encoded by the coding sequence ATGCCGAACGATCGCCTGCGCACCGCCCTCCTCGAACGGGGAGTAACCCCGGCCGATCTCGCCGAGGAACTGAAGGTCGACCCGAAGAGCGTCGAACGATGGATCTCCGGCCGGACGCCTTACCGTCGCCACCGCTACGCGGTCGCCGCGAAACTCGGAGTCGACGAGGCTTATCTCTGGCCGGACGCGCTGTCACGCAGCCAGGTCGCAGACGCTTCAGAGAGCGAGATCGTCAACATCTACCCGCACCGCTGGGCTGTCCCGTCCGAAATGTGGCGGAACTTCTTCGACACGGCTGAGGCCGAGATCGGTGTCTTGGCCTACGGCGGGCTGTTCCTCTCGGAGGACGCCGGCGTACGCAAAGTTTTTCGAGAGAAAGCCGATGCCGGCGTGCTGGTGCGGATCCTGCTCGGCGATCCGAACAGCGAATCGGTCGCCCAGCGTGGAGCGGATGAAGGCGTAGACGACGCCATGGCCGCGAAGATCCGCAATGCCCTGGTGCTGTACCGGCCGTTGCGGAACCTCGACGGCATCGAGTTCCGGCTACACGACACCGTGCTCTACAACTCGATCTACCGCGCTGACGATCAGGTCCTGGTCAACACGCATATCTACGGCTTCCCTGCGGCAGAGGCCCCCGTTCTCCACCTGCGCAAGGTCGCCGGTGGCACCATGGTCAGCAGCTACCTGGACAGCTTCGAGCGCGTCTGGGACGGCGCGACCCCGTTGGAATGA
- the ftsX gene encoding permease-like cell division protein FtsX codes for MRVKYVLNEVLVGLWRNVTMTVAMIITMSVSLTMLGASVLMYLQVDRMKNFYYGEIEVSIFLADNVSDGQIQALQAKLSGDPLVKKAELETKAQALERFKVLYADSPDFVAAVNEDSLPQSFRVKLKNPEDYNKFTQALGDQASQGIQRVIDQRELLQKVFNIFNSVQLMSLVVAAVMAFAALLLVGNTIQVAAYSKRREVAVMKLVGASNWFIQAPFVLEAVVAGLIGSILGFVALFIGKIVLLDNKLQALTAILTPVPAGNVWLMLPLLAGVGAVVSAGTAWVTLRFYLKV; via the coding sequence ATGCGCGTGAAGTATGTCCTCAACGAGGTCCTGGTGGGCCTGTGGCGGAACGTCACGATGACGGTCGCCATGATCATCACCATGTCGGTCTCATTGACCATGCTGGGCGCCAGCGTGTTGATGTACCTGCAGGTCGACCGGATGAAGAACTTCTACTACGGCGAGATCGAGGTGTCGATCTTCCTGGCGGACAACGTCTCGGACGGTCAGATCCAGGCTCTCCAGGCGAAGCTGAGCGGCGACCCGCTGGTCAAGAAGGCCGAGCTGGAGACCAAGGCGCAGGCCCTGGAGCGGTTCAAGGTCCTCTACGCCGACTCGCCCGACTTCGTGGCCGCGGTGAACGAGGACAGCCTGCCGCAGTCGTTCCGGGTCAAGCTGAAGAACCCGGAGGACTACAACAAGTTCACTCAGGCTCTCGGCGACCAGGCTAGCCAGGGCATCCAGCGGGTGATCGACCAGCGCGAGCTGCTGCAGAAGGTGTTCAACATCTTCAACTCGGTCCAGCTGATGTCCCTCGTGGTGGCGGCGGTGATGGCTTTCGCCGCGTTGCTGCTGGTCGGCAACACCATCCAGGTCGCCGCGTACAGCAAGCGCCGAGAGGTCGCGGTGATGAAGCTGGTCGGCGCGTCCAACTGGTTCATCCAGGCGCCGTTCGTCCTGGAGGCGGTGGTCGCCGGCCTGATCGGCTCGATCCTCGGCTTCGTCGCGCTGTTCATCGGCAAGATCGTGCTGCTGGACAACAAGCTGCAGGCGTTGACCGCGATCCTGACGCCGGTGCCCGCCGGGAACGTCTGGCTGATGCTGCCGCTGCTGGCCGGGGTCGGCGCGGTCGTCAGTGCCGGGACCGCCTGGGTGACGCTCCGGTTCTACCTGAAGGTCTGA
- the ftsE gene encoding cell division ATP-binding protein FtsE: MIQLENVTKTYPKASRPSLDNVSVGIEKGEFVFFIGPSGSGKSTIIKLLLKEVQATRGKVVVNAKDVTSLRSWKIPHFRRSIGCVFQDFRLLPNRTAYENVAFALEVIGKTKAVARRVVPEVLELVGLGGKEHRYPHELSGGEQQRVAVARAFVNRPLILLADEPTGNLDPDTSIEIMRLLDRINRTGTTVVMVTHDSNIVNQMRRRVIEIESGRIVRDQARGVYG, translated from the coding sequence GTGATTCAGCTCGAGAACGTGACGAAGACGTATCCGAAGGCGTCTCGGCCGTCGTTGGACAATGTCAGCGTCGGGATCGAGAAGGGTGAGTTCGTCTTCTTCATCGGCCCCTCCGGTTCCGGTAAGTCGACGATCATCAAGCTGCTGTTGAAGGAGGTCCAGGCGACACGCGGCAAGGTTGTCGTGAACGCCAAGGACGTCACTTCACTGCGCTCCTGGAAGATCCCGCACTTCCGCCGCTCGATCGGCTGCGTGTTCCAGGACTTCCGCCTGCTGCCCAACCGCACCGCGTACGAGAATGTCGCTTTCGCCCTTGAGGTGATCGGCAAGACGAAGGCGGTCGCTCGGCGGGTGGTACCCGAGGTTCTCGAGCTGGTCGGCCTCGGCGGTAAGGAGCACCGCTACCCGCACGAGCTCTCGGGTGGTGAGCAGCAGCGTGTCGCGGTGGCCCGCGCCTTCGTGAACCGGCCGTTGATCCTGCTCGCCGACGAGCCCACGGGTAACCTCGACCCGGACACCTCGATCGAGATCATGCGACTGCTGGACCGGATCAACCGGACCGGCACGACGGTCGTGATGGTCACCCACGACTCCAACATCGTCAACCAGATGCGCCGGCGGGTCATCGAGATCGAAAGCGGACGGATCGTCCGTGACCAGGCCCGCGGTGTCTACGGCTGA
- the prfB gene encoding peptide chain release factor 2, which translates to MTAADFPEQLKALDATLRNIENVLDVDKLRRNKAELEEQASAPDLWDDQARAQDVNSRLSYVSGEISKLERLRTRLDDAGLLLEMAEAEGDAGSVAEVGDEITALTKAIEEMEVRTLLSGEYDSREALVAIRAGAGGVDAADFAEMLMRMYLRWAERHGYPTEVYDTSYAEEAGLKSATFTVKVPYAYGTLSVESGTHRLVRISPFDNQGRRQTSFAGVEVMPVVEQTDHIDIPDNELRTDVYRSSGPGGQSVNTTDSAVRLTHIPTGIVVTCQNEKSQLQNKASALRVLQARLLERKRQEEEAKMAGLKQDTTGSWGDQMRSYVLHPYQMVKDLRTEFETGNPMSVFDGDVDGFIEAGIRWRKQNQSAA; encoded by the coding sequence GTGACCGCTGCCGACTTCCCTGAGCAACTCAAAGCGCTCGACGCCACCCTCCGCAACATCGAGAACGTCCTGGACGTCGACAAGCTGCGCCGTAACAAGGCGGAGCTCGAGGAGCAGGCATCCGCTCCGGACCTCTGGGACGACCAGGCACGGGCGCAGGACGTCAACAGCCGTCTGTCGTACGTCTCCGGTGAGATCTCCAAGCTGGAGCGGCTGCGCACCCGGCTCGACGACGCCGGCCTGCTGCTGGAGATGGCCGAGGCCGAGGGCGACGCCGGCTCGGTCGCCGAGGTCGGTGACGAGATCACCGCGCTGACCAAGGCGATCGAGGAGATGGAGGTCCGCACCCTGCTCTCCGGGGAGTACGATTCCCGCGAGGCGCTGGTCGCGATCCGGGCCGGCGCCGGCGGGGTGGACGCCGCCGACTTCGCCGAGATGCTGATGCGGATGTATCTGCGCTGGGCGGAGCGGCACGGCTACCCGACCGAGGTCTACGACACGTCGTACGCGGAGGAGGCCGGTCTCAAGTCGGCCACCTTCACGGTCAAGGTCCCCTACGCCTACGGCACGCTCAGCGTCGAGTCCGGCACCCACCGCCTGGTCCGGATCAGTCCGTTCGACAACCAGGGCCGCCGGCAGACCAGCTTCGCCGGCGTCGAGGTGATGCCGGTCGTGGAACAGACCGACCACATCGACATTCCGGACAACGAGCTCCGGACCGATGTGTACCGGTCGTCCGGCCCGGGTGGGCAGAGCGTCAACACCACCGACTCGGCGGTCCGGCTGACGCACATTCCGACCGGCATCGTCGTCACCTGTCAGAACGAGAAGTCCCAGCTGCAGAACAAAGCGTCCGCTCTGCGGGTGCTGCAGGCCCGACTGCTGGAGCGTAAGCGCCAGGAGGAGGAGGCCAAGATGGCCGGACTGAAGCAGGACACCACCGGATCGTGGGGCGACCAGATGCGTTCGTACGTCCTGCACCCGTACCAGATGGTGAAAGACCTGCGCACCGAGTTCGAAACCGGTAACCCGATGTCGGTCTTCGACGGCGACGTGGACGGGTTCATCGAGGCCGGCATCCGCTGGCGCAAGCAGAACCAGAGCGCGGCCTAA
- a CDS encoding HD domain-containing protein → MGDVSWARELAEKLLVDTLPRRWAHSQGVGRKAESIAHLLGDDADTVVCAAWLHDIGYAPDLVHSGSHALDGARYLRDVAEADETICRLVAHHSYAIVEAGRRGLATELAEEFPAVNGLMADALVYCDMTTSPDGDPVDVEKRLKEIASRYAPGSIVADSILEVSPRIVQSVRVITGMPGFQAD, encoded by the coding sequence GTGGGAGACGTCTCGTGGGCGCGTGAGCTGGCGGAAAAGCTTCTAGTCGATACGTTGCCGCGCCGCTGGGCACATTCGCAGGGCGTCGGTCGCAAGGCTGAATCGATCGCCCACCTGCTCGGAGACGACGCTGACACGGTCGTGTGCGCCGCATGGTTGCACGACATCGGCTACGCCCCGGACCTCGTTCACAGCGGCTCCCACGCCCTCGACGGCGCGCGGTATCTGCGGGACGTCGCAGAAGCCGACGAGACGATCTGCCGCCTTGTCGCCCACCACTCCTACGCGATCGTCGAGGCCGGCCGCCGCGGGCTCGCCACGGAGCTCGCCGAGGAGTTCCCTGCGGTGAACGGGCTGATGGCCGATGCGCTGGTGTACTGCGACATGACCACGAGCCCAGACGGCGACCCCGTAGACGTGGAAAAGCGTCTCAAGGAGATCGCCTCGCGATACGCCCCGGGAAGCATCGTCGCGGACTCCATCCTTGAAGTCAGCCCACGCATCGTTCAGTCGGTGCGGGTCATTACCGGCATGCCCGGCTTCCAAGCCGATTAG
- a CDS encoding helix-turn-helix domain-containing protein, which translates to MEARFLLLSDVAAELNVSDSQVYHMVRSGELPAIKIGGRGQWRVERARLEEYIQSKYAETAAWVRENPLAEREPE; encoded by the coding sequence GTGGAGGCCCGGTTCCTGTTGCTGTCCGACGTGGCGGCCGAGCTGAACGTCTCGGACTCGCAGGTCTATCACATGGTCCGCAGCGGCGAGCTGCCCGCGATCAAGATCGGTGGGCGGGGGCAGTGGCGGGTCGAGCGAGCCAGGCTGGAGGAGTACATCCAGTCCAAGTACGCGGAGACCGCCGCCTGGGTGCGGGAGAACCCGCTCGCCGAGCGCGAGCCGGAATGA
- a CDS encoding GntR family transcriptional regulator, whose product MPQYRSVAAELRALIESGELALGDALPSESALADRYGVARGTVRHALAELEGAGLVESIHGRGRFVLGR is encoded by the coding sequence ATGCCGCAATACCGCAGCGTGGCAGCCGAACTCCGCGCTCTCATCGAGTCCGGCGAGCTAGCTCTCGGCGACGCTCTGCCGAGCGAATCTGCGCTGGCCGACCGGTACGGGGTCGCACGAGGAACGGTCCGGCACGCGCTAGCCGAACTAGAAGGCGCCGGCCTCGTCGAGTCGATTCACGGAAGAGGCCGTTTCGTTCTAGGGCGATAG
- a CDS encoding cellulose binding domain-containing protein, whose product MSTNPPHRDRQFFIARGVFGLAGAILISLVAWIALRAGGSSASAADTPLLVQPSTGLRAAESTVVPSATGTAPVSSGPAVAATSPSASPSPSRTSASPKPSKTSASPKPSVTRTTTPPVSRDLSLSCGINAWNGGFVANATVTNNGSQAHSFRVTFTFSGSVRVLNNPWNSRATSTSGQTITLVGSSALAPHSNVMVGFSGSADDPRRLRVGCSVAVTG is encoded by the coding sequence TTGTCCACCAATCCCCCACACCGTGACCGGCAGTTCTTCATCGCCCGTGGCGTCTTCGGCCTGGCCGGCGCCATCCTGATCAGCCTCGTCGCCTGGATCGCCCTGCGCGCCGGCGGCTCCTCCGCCTCGGCCGCCGACACCCCGCTGCTGGTCCAGCCGTCCACCGGCCTGCGCGCCGCGGAGTCCACCGTCGTCCCGTCCGCCACCGGGACCGCGCCGGTCTCCAGCGGCCCGGCGGTCGCCGCCACCTCGCCCTCGGCGTCCCCCTCCCCGTCCAGGACGTCGGCCTCGCCGAAACCGTCGAAGACCTCGGCGAGCCCCAAGCCCTCCGTCACCAGGACCACCACCCCGCCGGTCTCCCGCGACCTGAGCCTCAGCTGCGGCATCAACGCGTGGAACGGCGGCTTCGTCGCCAACGCCACGGTCACCAACAACGGCTCGCAGGCTCACAGCTTCCGGGTCACCTTCACCTTCTCCGGTAGCGTCCGGGTGCTCAACAACCCCTGGAACTCCCGCGCCACCAGCACCAGCGGCCAGACGATCACCCTGGTCGGCAGCTCCGCGCTCGCCCCGCACAGCAACGTGATGGTCGGCTTCTCCGGCTCCGCCGACGACCCCCGCCGCCTCCGGGTCGGGTGCTCGGTGGCGGTCACCGGATAG
- a CDS encoding peptidoglycan DD-metalloendopeptidase family protein, protein MRYRRLDPLLTACLCLLAAVGLTLAVPAPASADQNDAAEAAQSVRRAEALLENAGAAARAAARRLAVAAAAMPEAQHRVATARGIVIATRVEADTARTRADAARQSYQTIAADWTAAEQRVAGARERVAQIARNSYMGSPITRLNLLVSAHGPVDLMDRMSMVDEMVRQENDDVRRLIGARREARAAQDRAGAAKRAAEVAEAEAAAKLQEAQTAQVDAVRAKRDVYQLVLARRAALSAANAQRATVLAQYRAAVAEERKIRSSMAGWEVRSGYSGQYHGRLLMPVHGWKSSDYGNRYDPYYRVWQLHAGTDFAAGSGTPIRAAAAGRVIQAGWHGGYGNYTCVNHGRVMGIGFSTCYGHQSRIYVHVGEYVRQGEIIGLVGSTGASTGSHLHFETRFGGAPRNPLNYLPPCLC, encoded by the coding sequence GTGAGGTACCGCCGACTCGACCCGCTGCTGACCGCCTGTCTCTGCCTGCTGGCCGCCGTCGGCCTCACCCTGGCCGTCCCCGCACCGGCATCGGCCGATCAGAATGACGCGGCCGAGGCCGCCCAGTCCGTCCGGCGGGCCGAGGCACTGCTGGAGAACGCCGGCGCCGCCGCCCGCGCCGCCGCCCGCCGGCTGGCCGTGGCCGCGGCCGCCATGCCGGAGGCGCAGCACCGGGTCGCCACCGCCCGGGGCATCGTGATCGCCACCCGGGTCGAGGCCGACACCGCCCGGACGCGGGCCGACGCCGCCCGGCAGAGCTACCAGACGATCGCCGCCGACTGGACCGCCGCCGAGCAGCGGGTGGCCGGCGCCCGGGAGCGGGTCGCCCAGATCGCCCGCAACAGCTACATGGGCAGCCCGATCACCCGGCTCAACCTGCTGGTCTCGGCGCACGGACCGGTCGACCTGATGGACCGGATGAGCATGGTCGACGAGATGGTCCGCCAGGAGAACGACGACGTGCGGAGGCTGATCGGCGCCCGCCGGGAGGCCCGGGCCGCCCAGGACCGCGCCGGCGCGGCGAAACGGGCCGCCGAGGTGGCCGAGGCCGAGGCCGCCGCCAAGCTCCAGGAGGCGCAGACCGCCCAGGTCGACGCGGTCCGCGCCAAACGCGACGTGTACCAGCTGGTGCTGGCCCGGCGGGCGGCGCTGAGCGCGGCCAACGCCCAGCGGGCCACGGTGCTCGCCCAGTACCGGGCCGCGGTCGCCGAGGAACGCAAGATCCGGTCCAGCATGGCCGGCTGGGAGGTCCGCTCCGGATACTCCGGGCAGTATCACGGGCGGCTGCTGATGCCGGTGCACGGCTGGAAGAGCAGCGACTACGGCAACCGCTACGACCCGTACTACCGGGTCTGGCAGTTGCACGCCGGAACCGACTTCGCGGCCGGGTCCGGAACCCCCATCCGGGCCGCGGCCGCCGGCCGGGTGATCCAGGCCGGGTGGCACGGTGGCTACGGCAACTACACGTGCGTCAACCACGGCCGGGTCATGGGGATCGGCTTCTCCACCTGTTACGGCCATCAATCCCGGATCTACGTCCATGTCGGGGAGTACGTCCGGCAGGGCGAGATCATCGGTCTGGTCGGCAGCACCGGCGCGTCCACCGGCTCGCACCTGCACTTCGAGACCCGATTCGGCGGTGCGCCCCGCAATCCGCTCAATTACCTGCCGCCCTGCCTCTGCTAG
- a CDS encoding FtsK/SpoIIIE domain-containing protein, with protein MRAYGRRHRRWRRHGQPLLLVSDESWLSAILAGIGRLAHRYRSELAPATVAVVFDLVAVWLHSAQPGACWWVLAGTGAATLRAALRGAPWGATRAEERAYAAITTAVAGVWLAAATALGPGHAHLQSVLLVAMFACGTPWWRHRRRRARVKVDRTIQAWPNLAEQIGLAGSRVLSAAVDVWGWRARMTLRGGQTVADVIAQVPAIESGLGTRPGAVRVEADPAHAGRFVMRVLAEDPHANAVPWRGPAARSVADPIPLGVFEDATDVAVPMLRRHVLVGGIAGAGKSGVLNVIIGNLVACPDVVLWGIDLKGGMELQPWAPCLARLATTPAAAETMLRDAVRVLDARARAMAESASRLWIPTERKPALVIVVDEYAELAEQSPAAVEYADSIARRGRAVAETLLAATQRPTQQAMGKGAIRSQMDVRVCLRVRERRDTDLILGQGMVTAGWHAHDLDAPGKFLVSAEGFNHPRRARAYLVTDDDVRATVERYAADRPVLDHLSADALHDEADALHDEVDEADPEKVLWAALSEAPEHGLSVPDLMRMTGMRRTWIYDRLQANATQVSRGRWRLPNGG; from the coding sequence ATGAGGGCGTACGGGCGGCGGCACCGCCGCTGGCGTCGTCACGGGCAACCACTGCTTCTGGTCTCGGACGAGTCCTGGTTGTCGGCGATCCTCGCCGGTATCGGCCGGCTCGCCCACCGCTACCGTTCTGAACTCGCCCCCGCCACGGTCGCCGTCGTCTTCGACCTAGTGGCCGTCTGGCTCCATTCAGCGCAACCAGGAGCATGCTGGTGGGTACTTGCCGGCACCGGGGCGGCGACTCTCCGGGCAGCACTCCGAGGGGCGCCGTGGGGTGCCACCAGGGCCGAGGAACGTGCCTACGCCGCGATCACTACTGCGGTTGCCGGTGTCTGGCTCGCCGCCGCAACGGCGCTCGGACCGGGCCACGCACACCTGCAATCGGTCCTCCTGGTCGCCATGTTCGCGTGCGGGACCCCGTGGTGGCGCCACCGACGACGCCGGGCACGGGTGAAGGTCGACCGCACGATCCAGGCCTGGCCCAATCTGGCCGAACAGATCGGGCTCGCCGGTTCCCGGGTGCTGTCGGCGGCGGTGGACGTGTGGGGATGGCGCGCCCGGATGACGCTGCGAGGCGGTCAGACCGTGGCGGACGTCATCGCCCAGGTACCCGCGATCGAATCCGGACTCGGCACCCGGCCCGGAGCGGTCCGAGTCGAGGCCGACCCGGCTCACGCCGGTCGGTTCGTCATGCGGGTGCTTGCCGAGGATCCGCACGCCAACGCCGTCCCATGGCGCGGCCCGGCCGCAAGATCGGTAGCCGATCCGATCCCCCTCGGCGTGTTCGAGGACGCGACCGACGTGGCGGTGCCGATGTTGCGCCGGCACGTCCTCGTCGGCGGCATCGCGGGCGCTGGCAAGAGCGGAGTTCTCAACGTCATAATCGGCAACCTGGTCGCGTGCCCCGATGTGGTGCTCTGGGGTATCGATCTCAAGGGCGGCATGGAGCTACAGCCATGGGCGCCCTGCCTCGCCCGGCTGGCCACCACCCCAGCCGCAGCGGAGACGATGTTGCGGGACGCGGTCAGGGTGCTCGACGCACGTGCTCGTGCGATGGCAGAGTCCGCGTCACGGCTCTGGATTCCCACCGAGCGCAAGCCCGCGCTGGTCATCGTCGTAGACGAGTACGCGGAGCTTGCCGAGCAGTCGCCCGCAGCCGTCGAGTACGCGGACTCGATCGCCCGTCGTGGCCGCGCAGTCGCTGAGACCCTGCTCGCGGCGACCCAGCGTCCAACTCAGCAAGCCATGGGCAAGGGCGCCATCCGTTCTCAGATGGACGTGCGGGTCTGCCTGCGCGTCCGGGAACGTCGGGACACCGATCTCATCCTCGGTCAGGGCATGGTCACCGCCGGGTGGCATGCGCACGACCTGGACGCACCCGGCAAATTCCTCGTCTCCGCCGAGGGCTTCAACCACCCACGCCGAGCCCGCGCCTACCTGGTGACCGACGACGACGTCCGAGCCACGGTCGAGCGATACGCAGCAGATCGCCCGGTCCTGGACCACCTGTCCGCCGACGCGCTGCACGACGAAGCTGACGCGCTGCACGACGAAGTAGATGAGGCCGACCCCGAGAAAGTCCTCTGGGCGGCGCTCAGCGAGGCACCCGAGCACGGCCTGTCCGTCCCCGATCTCATGCGAATGACCGGAATGAGGCGCACATGGATCTACGACCGCCTGCAAGCCAACGCCACGCAGGTCAGCCGTGGACGCTGGCGACTGCCAAACGGTGGATAG
- a CDS encoding NUDIX domain-containing protein, producing the protein MSRRIDYFDDPEAPAANSIVPSVNVVVTDDRGRLLLIHRTDNDNWALPGGAMDFGESLPEAAIRETVEETGIKVEITGLVGIYTDPRHIILYTSDNEARQEFSVVFTARAVSGEPTTSSESREVEWVEPDAIPGLTMHRSMRMRIDRYLAQEEQPYLG; encoded by the coding sequence ATGTCACGCCGTATCGACTACTTCGATGATCCCGAAGCGCCCGCCGCGAACTCGATCGTCCCGTCCGTCAACGTCGTGGTGACCGACGACCGGGGTCGACTTCTGTTGATACACCGCACGGACAACGACAACTGGGCGTTGCCGGGTGGTGCGATGGACTTCGGCGAGTCGCTGCCCGAGGCCGCGATCCGGGAGACGGTGGAGGAGACCGGGATCAAGGTCGAGATCACCGGACTCGTCGGCATCTACACCGATCCTCGGCACATCATCCTCTACACCAGCGACAACGAGGCGCGTCAAGAGTTCTCCGTGGTCTTCACCGCCCGCGCTGTCAGCGGAGAGCCCACGACCAGCTCGGAGTCCCGCGAGGTGGAGTGGGTGGAGCCGGACGCCATTCCCGGTCTGACGATGCACCGGTCGATGCGGATGCGCATCGACCGGTACCTGGCGCAGGAGGAGCAGCCGTACCTTGGCTGA